A stretch of DNA from Halobacillus litoralis:
TAAAGCCATTGCAGCAAACATGGTGAAGTCGAAGACGGAAATCCCTCATGCCTGGATGATGGTTGAAGTGGATGTCACGAATTTGGTTGAACTTCGCAATGCAAAGAAAAACCAATTCAAACAACAGGAAGGTTTCAGCCTGACTTATTTCGCTTTCTTTGTGAAAGCCGTCGCTCAAGCATTGAAGGAATATCCACAATTGAACAGTATGTGGGCAGGCGACAAGATCATTCAGCGCAAAGCGATCAACTTGAACATCGCCGTGGCAAAGGATGACCAGTTGTTCGTTCCTGTTATCAAAGATGCTGATGAAAAGAGCATCAAAGGAATTGCAAAAGACATTACAGACCTTGCGAACAAAGCTCGTCAAGGCAAGCTGACATCGAAAGATATGGAAGGTGGTACATTCACCGTCAATAACACAGGTTCTTTCGGTTCCGTCCAGTCTATGGGTGTGATCAACCACCCTCAGGCTGCTATTTTGCAAGTGGAATCCATTGTGAAAAAGCCGGTTTACCAAAATGGTATGTTCGGAGCACGTGACATGGTCAACCTATGCCTATCGTTAGACCACCGGGTTCTTGACGGCCTCGTTGCCGGCAACTTCCTTGCTCGCGTGAAAGAGATCTTAGAAAAAATGTCAGAAGACAACACATCGGTATATTAAGTAAAAAGAAAAAAGCTATCCTCCACTTGTGAGGGTAGCTTTTTTGAGATATATATTCTGGTTAAGATCATTGGTAATAAAAAGTGAGGCAAGCTTAATGGTGGATAGAAACACTTTTTTCAAAAGCCATTCCCAGATAGTTATAATGTATAATCACTTCATTTATTTCTTTATTGTTAATGATGCTTAAACCGTAGCTATTATCTTTTTTTAGTAGCGGTACCATTATTCACCTTATCTAACTGTGATGATGGAGAAGTATTTGGCTTAATGACCACGTCCTGAATATCGGTCAGCCCATACTCTACCGCCTCCCCATCAAAGCTGTCTGCTACGATAAAACCTTTGAGTGGATCGCTTACTTGAACTTTTTTATCCAAAGGTTCTTCATTCGTATTTATTCGCACATCCTCAATTTTTATATTACTGAATCCTTTATTTCCGATACTAATAACTACGGACTGTTTATCTGCCGAAGAACCAATCGCCCCGTTTACTAATGGTGTATGAAATTTAATAAAAGAAAAAAGTCCAATGAAACATGAGGAAATGATCAGAACGATTATGACACTTACTTTTTTCAAGTCTCCTCCCCCTTTTGTCAGCTCGCTTCCTTATTTTTATAAAGTATGATGTTTAGACCGCGCCTTCAGATAACATAAGCGTACCATACGTTTCTGATGCTTAAGAAGTCATACTAGTGTAATCCTTGGGTTTCTGTCTCTTAACTATACAATTCAATTGAAAGATGTCAGATATCTTGGTAAAATGTTCATAGCATTTCTATAAAGGGGCCATGTCAAATGGATTTTAATATTTTTATGAACGACGTTGTTTCAAAAGCACGTGAAGAAATTACACAAGCAGGATATACGGAACTGACG
This window harbors:
- a CDS encoding dihydrolipoamide acetyltransferase family protein, whose translation is MGLEKINMPQLGESVTEGTISTWLVQPGDQVNKYDPIAEVMTDKVNAEVPSSFSGEIKELVASEGDTIEVGELMCYIEVEGAGSAEAPEKEENKHAPAQETPVAEEKSAASSKPEKKQDKGNKKRYSPAVMTLAQEHDIDLNQVDGSGRGGRITRKDIEKIIASGDIPKEEEAKAAAPVEQPAQAEQKAAPSPAPSQQTPNVQAGEGDIEVPVTGVRKAIAANMVKSKTEIPHAWMMVEVDVTNLVELRNAKKNQFKQQEGFSLTYFAFFVKAVAQALKEYPQLNSMWAGDKIIQRKAINLNIAVAKDDQLFVPVIKDADEKSIKGIAKDITDLANKARQGKLTSKDMEGGTFTVNNTGSFGSVQSMGVINHPQAAILQVESIVKKPVYQNGMFGARDMVNLCLSLDHRVLDGLVAGNFLARVKEILEKMSEDNTSVY